GAAGACGTTGGCGATCTGCCAAAACCTTGAGCAAGTTCAACAGCGAAGGCGCGACTTGTTCTGAAAGAAGGCTGGTTAGAACGCTCTTCTTGGCATCAGGCTCAAGGACAGGAGATGTCATCGCGTCACGAAGAGGCTCTGAAGACTCCCAAGCAGCGAGAAGGTCCTTGCACTGAGAGGCAACTTTTTCAGACTCCTGACGAACGTCAGTGACCTGAAGCAGGGCATCTGCGTAAGGGGTTGCGAGAGAATTTAAAAGAGGCATCAGACATCCTCCAAATTAGAAATAGAAGTGTCGATCAGCTTGGCTTGAGCTTTGCTGTCGAGGCGATTAGGCAGTTCAGTCAAGGCCTTATCAATGGCGGAAAGAGCCGCTTCTCTACGGAGTTGTTCCGTAAGTCGAGCACCCTCTGCAGTGAGGTCGGCTAAGGCATCTTGCTTGAGAGCAGCCATGGCCTGAATCGTTTTCTTCTCACCATCAGCACGAATCGCTTCAGCACGGGCCTTGCCGTCTTGACGGATTCTTTCAGCCTTTTGCTGGGCCGCCGATAGCTCCTCTTGAGCTTTCGACAGTTCAACCGTGGCCGTCTTCAAACGCTTTTCAGCATCTTGAAGATCTTTGAGAATGGCCTCGCGTCTGCGCTCGAGCATCCCCCCCAGAAATCCCTTCAGGAACCAATACAAAACACCGATCACAATGACCAGGTTGATCAGATTGGTTTCAAAGAGATTGAGGTTGATTCCGAATCCACCCTCAGTAGCAATCAAAGGAAATAGGACAGTCATCAAGCAGCTAGCAGTCGTTCAATGATCTGGGAGCTGAGCTGATCAACCTGAGCCATCAACTTTGACTGAGCAGATTCACGTTGAGACTCAATTTCTTTACGAGCTTGTTCTCGGGTGCGATTCGCTTCAGTTTCCGCTGTAGCTAGTGCCTCGCGGTAGAGAGCGTCAACTTCCGTTTCTGCTTCAACAATGGCTGACTGCGCAGCCTGTCTAGCGCCTCGAAGTTGATCTTGAAGGTCGGCCTCGAGACGACGAACTTGCTCAAGCTTTTGCTTGGCGTCAGCACGACTCGTATTGATATATCCCTCACGATCTTCCACGACCTTGCCAACCGGCCGGAAGAACAGAGAATTGAGCAGAAAGGTTAGGAGAACCACTTGAAGAGCCATTAAAGGCAAGGTGGCATCGAGGTCAAAGAGACCTCCCTCCGGAACCGCCGCTTCAGCGAACAGAAGCCAGGTCATGGAAGAGGTGAGCTGGAGAGGAGCGAGAAATTGCGTACAGAGTTATGCGGGGAGCGACATCACGGGAGACGCTCCCCAAATCTGCATCAAGCGAATGGGTTGGCGAACAGAAGAACCAGGGCCACCACAAGGCCGTAGATCGTCAGAGACTCCATGAATGCCAGTGAGAGCAGCAGGGTGCCGCGGATCTTGCCCTCAGCTTCAGGCTGACGAGCAATGCCTTCAACAGCACCTTGGGAAGCGCTGCCCTGACCGATACCAGGGCCGA
This portion of the Synechococcus sp. ROS8604 genome encodes:
- the atpE gene encoding ATP synthase F0 subunit C, giving the protein MDSITSAASVVAAGLAVGLAAIGPGIGQGSASQGAVEGIARQPEAEGKIRGTLLLSLAFMESLTIYGLVVALVLLFANPFA
- a CDS encoding F0F1 ATP synthase subunit B translates to MTVLFPLIATEGGFGINLNLFETNLINLVIVIGVLYWFLKGFLGGMLERRREAILKDLQDAEKRLKTATVELSKAQEELSAAQQKAERIRQDGKARAEAIRADGEKKTIQAMAALKQDALADLTAEGARLTEQLRREAALSAIDKALTELPNRLDSKAQAKLIDTSISNLEDV
- a CDS encoding F0F1 ATP synthase subunit B', encoding MTWLLFAEAAVPEGGLFDLDATLPLMALQVVLLTFLLNSLFFRPVGKVVEDREGYINTSRADAKQKLEQVRRLEADLQDQLRGARQAAQSAIVEAETEVDALYREALATAETEANRTREQARKEIESQRESAQSKLMAQVDQLSSQIIERLLAA